The nucleotide sequence aataataatgtgcaaatattgtacaatccaggtgtgcaaatctcttagagactcacatctgtaatccttgtcaaaggtgattctaacatgtattgactcaggggtgtgaatacttatgtaaattagatatttctgtatgtcattttcaataaatgtgcaaacatttcgaaaaacgTGTTCACTTCATCAAATCAAcggaatccattttgaattcaggctgtaacacaacaaaatgtgcaataagtcaaggggaatgagtactttctgaagacatTGATTAGTCACTGTCTTTATTTTTATAGCCCATTGTCTATTTATGAGCATTTCATTCAGTTTCCACTATGACATGCATCTACCAACAACTAAATAGTTATTTTTCTTAAATTATTGAGACTTGGAGTCAACCCTAACTGTACATTCAATTTATTGTTAATGTTCATTTCACATTTTTCAGATGTACCATAAACATTACAGGAAAGTACATCCACAAACGTGACCAAAAGGACTGCACCACTGACCCTGTTACTGGGTTATACACCGAAGACTGTGTATTCTATCCTGACACGCAACAGACAACCTCTGCATCTATCATGTACAATCAAGGCCTTAGTGCTGTGAGTATAAGTCTACACAGCCTTTCAACTACCTTGATATCTACCCAATGTGTTATGTAGTTGTAATGCTCAACTTACCATTTTTAACTGTAATGAAGATACGTTTAAACTAATGACAGAAACGTTTGTGTTGTGTGCACAGATAAAAGAGTTCTGTACAAAAGAAACTCACAACACTGAGGCTCCAAACATCCAGAACAGACTGTGTGGTAACAGAGGTGTAGAGGAAGTTATCACCTCACTTTCTGTAGATGCCGGTGTGGCAGTTGTGCCAACACCACCAAGTATACTACCCACATTCACTGTGGTGCAGCGACGGCAAAGGGTTGTCTGTCTTGTCCTTGATGTTTCAGGAAGCATGTCTGCAGTAAGTTTTTATGGACTGATTTTTCAAATCAAACCATATTTTATAAAAACAATTCAAAATCTGACAACGGTAACACAAATTCCTGGTGTTATTGGTGTTTGTGCCcaggcacgtgtgtgtgtgtctgtgcttttGTCTAACTGTACTGCTGCTTGCTAATATTTTATtttcctataaagggttctagaATGTTGAACCTGAGACAAGCGGCAACACTCTTCATACAGAAGATTGTTGAAGACCAAGCTTATGTTGGCATTGTACAATTTACAGCTACGGCTACAATTCGTGAACCATTGACTTTGATTGATGGTAAAGCATCGAAAGATAAGCTTGTAGGCAGTCTGCCACCATCAGCTGGTGGAGGCACAGACATTTGTGCAGGTGTTGAGAAAGGTCTGGAGGTAAATACAATACCCATAATCTATATTTATTTGGCACCGTTCATATAATACATTGCAAATTGCTTTAAATGATCACTTAAAATAATACTGGTACATAGTGCTGCAACAATCTGGACAAAAACGTTTGACACATGAATACACATATATAGTACATTTAGAAAGAAACCCATTAAAATTACATTAATATATCATTTCAATTATGCTTATATTAGGTACTTGGAGGAGATGGAGATGGTGCAAGAGGAGATGAAATCATATTATTAACTGATGGGGAATCAAGTATCAACTGTCAAAAACGTGTTAAAGAAAGTGGTGCAACTGTGCACACAATAACTCTTGGGCCAAATGCAAACATAGGAGTAAAAGAATTGTCAGACATATCAGGTAACACAGAGAGCAGTATCTTTCATAAGTATGCATTCTAAATTATATCTGAAATTCCTTCTTACTTGTTAAAATGTTTTACCTAAATATCATCCTTCCTGCTGCAGGTGGTAAATATCACAATGCTGCTGATGGTGTGGTTTCCAATGACCTTGTGGATATTTTTACTTCACACACAACATCTGATGGAAATCTGACCAAGCAGACAATCCAGGTGAGATGAAGATGCAGGGAATTATGATAAACATAATATACTATAAGTGTTTTCAGATATTTTAACATAATCTGTCATTTTTTCCAACAGCTTGAGAGCACTGGATTGAATATGATTGGTTGGTTTAATGGATCTGTATCCATTGACAGGACAATTGGAAACAAGACAAGCTTTTTAGTTATCTATGAAAGAAGTCCACCTGACATCCTTGTTTTAAGCCCCTTTACACGGACCTATGACACATCACATTTCAAACATGATGCTCCTGCTAAGACTTTAACGCTCGATATTGAAGGAACTGCTGAGGTCTGTCTGGTTGTGTTTATTTTATGTGTTCAGCTAGATTCAAAAGTTATATTTTTATGTATTATAGTTGTGTGTATTATTTTTCCCATTACTACAAGTTACTAATTTAGCCATTTCAGTTGTTCAATGTGGACCATATTATGCATTACTACAATTTCACTAGATTGAATGGTGATGATATTATTTACAATTGTAGACTGGAAAGTGGAAATACAGTCTACTAAATAAAGAGTCAGCCGCCCAATCTATGTCAATGACTGTGACAAGTCATGCTGTCAGCGAAGCTATATCACCAGTCATGGTCAAAACCCACATGAGCCAACTGTCCAGCAACGGCAGCAAACCCATGTTGGTGTATGCAGAGGTCAACCAGAAAGGTGTTCCAGTGGTTCTGGCAGATGTGATGGCCACACTAACGTCTGATAGGGGAGTCAAGCATGAGCTGAAACTGCAAGATAATGGAGCAGGTGATGTAGAGCCACAATACATATGATTTAGAACCAAAATGGAGTAGGTGTTACAAAAACGATTATTTATTTAAGTTTTAAGATGAAATCCTATTTTTTCAGGTGCTGATGCTTTCAGACATGATGGCATCTATTCCAGTTACTTCACTAAACTAACAACAGGAAAATACAGCTTGAAAGTGAAAGTACATAACAATGATGGCATGGCCagattctccctcaggagacacAGTGGAGCACTTTACATACCTGGATATGTGGTTAATGGTACAGTACATTCCATCTGAAACTGTGTTTTTCATTCATGaactggcggcaggtagccttgtggttggagtgttgggctagtaaccgaaaggttgctagattgaatccctgagctgacaaggtaaaaatctgttgttctgctcctgaacaaggcagttaacccactgttcctaggccgtcattgtaaataagaatttgttcttaactgacttgcctagttaaataaaggttaaataaataaaaatgatgatACCATATTATGTATATACCAAAACATATTTAATTTGATGGATCAGTACCCATACCTATTCTCAACAACTAGCCTTATAAGGATCAAGGGTATGATTTGGGAGTTGGGATTGTAAGAATAGGTATGCATTCATATGTTTGATGACTTTGTCTTCCTAGGGCAAGTAGTGATGAATCCCCCAAAGCCCCCAGTCAGTGAGGACGACCTGCAGGCTGATGTGGGCAGCTTCAGCAGGACAGCCATAGGAGAGAGCTTCTCAGTCAGTCTCCCACCTGGTGTCCCCCCTCCAAATTTCCCCCCTAACAAAATCACAGACCTGAATGCAGAGATAGAGGCAGACAAAGTGCTGCTCACCTGGACTGCACCTGGGGAAGACATGGACCAAGGCACAGGtacaaaaatgtataaataatgaGCATCTCAACAACAAGTTGTGGATATATTTCCAGACTTTTTTGCTTAGATTAAAATCTGTAATGTAGGCCTAATATTCACAAAATATGAAAAACAATAACACTGCAACACCGACATGTACAGTATTTCACCAATCGTTAAATTTCATATGACATGGGGTGCAAAATGCTAACAATCAGATAATCAGTGTGCTGTCTTGGTGTATATTTACATTTATTTACTTGCCATTTCT is from Salvelinus alpinus chromosome 16, SLU_Salpinus.1, whole genome shotgun sequence and encodes:
- the LOC139541737 gene encoding calcium-activated chloride channel regulator 1-like, with translation MASKAAAVLLLVYLSGSTFGIKLTGNGYTDILIAINPKVPEDPVLITQIQEMIKEASRNLLDATKKHLYFKEVAILVPPNWNKGNYSRAKTEVYDKANIIIDEPNKLHGDQPYTLQYGECGSEGRYIHLTPDFMLKDDVSKYYGPRGKVFVHEWAHLRWGVFDEYNEEKPFYLSGSIIEATRCTINITGKYIHKRDQKDCTTDPVTGLYTEDCVFYPDTQQTTSASIMYNQGLSAIKEFCTKETHNTEAPNIQNRLCGNRGVEEVITSLSVDAGVAVVPTPPSILPTFTVVQRRQRVVCLVLDVSGSMSAGSRMLNLRQAATLFIQKIVEDQAYVGIVQFTATATIREPLTLIDGKASKDKLVGSLPPSAGGGTDICAGVEKGLEVLGGDGDGARGDEIILLTDGESSINCQKRVKESGATVHTITLGPNANIGVKELSDISGGKYHNAADGVVSNDLVDIFTSHTTSDGNLTKQTIQLESTGLNMIGWFNGSVSIDRTIGNKTSFLVIYERSPPDILVLSPFTRTYDTSHFKHDAPAKTLTLDIEGTAETGKWKYSLLNKESAAQSMSMTVTSHAVSEAISPVMVKTHMSQLSSNGSKPMLVYAEVNQKGVPVVLADVMATLTSDRGVKHELKLQDNGAGADAFRHDGIYSSYFTKLTTGKYSLKVKVHNNDGMARFSLRRHSGALYIPGYVVNGQVVMNPPKPPVSEDDLQADVGSFSRTAIGESFSVSLPPGVPPPNFPPNKITDLNAEIEADKVLLTWTAPGEDMDQGTATAYEIRFSEDSDLLRSNFSTAHLVTYNLSPKKAGSPEKLSFTLFSVIKNGTTLFFAAKAEDKSFLKSETSNIIQVTKIVPKAPVPSPTDAPGGPDTSGAGVNITAIVISVTTVTMVACLIASVTMCSIKSRRVNHA